Genomic segment of Halostella limicola:
CGAACTGCCGCAGTCGCTGCGGAAACAGCGCGACGAGTTCCGGCGCGAGGAGGTCGACCATGACTGAGCAGCTGAACATGCTGGAGGCGATCCGCTCGACGCTCCGGGCGGAGATGGAGCGCGACGACGGCGTGATCGTCTACGGGCAGGACGTGGGCCGGAACGGCGGCGTGTTCCGCGCGACGCAGGGCCTGATCGACGACTACCCCGGCCAGATCTACGACGCCCCCGTCGCCGAGTCCGGCATCGTGGGCATGGGCGTCGGCCTCGCCGCGCACGGCCTGACCCCCGTCCCCGAGATCCAGTTCTCGGGGTTCATGCACCAGGCGTTCGCCCAGATCCAGCAACACGCCGCGCGCCTGCGGAGTCGCTCGCGCGGGACGATGAACTGCCCGATGACGATCCGCGCGCCCTCCGGCGGCGGCATCCGCGCGCTCGAACACCACTCCGAGAGCTTCGAGGCGGGGTACGCCCACACGCCCGGCCTGCAGATCGCCTACCCGTCCTCACCGGCGGACGCGAAGGGCCTGCTCGCCGCCTCGATCCGCAACCCGGACCCGGTCATCTTCCTCGAACCGACGCGGCTGTATCGCGCGGTCAGCGGCGAGGTGCCGGAAGAGGAACATCTGGTCCCCTTCGGCGAGGCGAACGTCGTCGAGGAGGGCGAGGACATCACGGTCGTCGCGTGGGGCGCGATGCGCCGCGAAACCCAGCGCGCTGCGAACAACGCCGACGCCGACGTCGAACTGATCGACCCGCGGACGATCGTCCCACTGGACGAGGAGACCATCCTCGACTCGGTGCGCAAGACCGGCCGCTGCGTCGTCGTCCACGAGGCCCCGAAGACTGCGGGGATGGCCGCCGAGATCACCGCGCGGATCAACGACGAGGCGCTCATGTACCTGGAAGCGCCCGTCGAGCGCGTGACGGGGTACGACGTCCCGTTCCCGCTGTACGCCCGCGAGGAGGACTACCTGCCCGACCCCGAGCGGATTCGGTCGGGGATCGAGCGGGCGGTGGAGTACTGACGGGTCGCTGCTGACCCACCTAACGTATCCGTTCGGTCGTCGGATCTACCGTATGGGAACAGACGGCGCGGACACCGCGTCCGAAAACGTGACCGAACGCGTGGAAGCGGCCAAAGGGACGCTGCTCGAACCCGAGGAGAACTCGTTCAAGCGGTGGCTGCTGCTCAGCGGCGGCCGGGGAGTCGTCACGGCAGTCGCGATGCTGGTCGTCATGACGGGGTTCGTCGTGCTTGGGGTCGTCTGGACGACCGAAATGCGGGACCTCGTAACGGAGACCGAAATCGTACAGACCCTGTTGTTCACGCTGCTCAGCGGGACGATACTCCTCGTCTCTATCGCCGTCTCTATCAACTCCGTGGTGCTCTCTCAGGAGCTTACGTCGATCGGAGACCAACTCGACGAGATCGAGAACTCCCTCTCGTTCCGGAGTTCGATCCGGGAGATGAGCGACCCGGACGTGAGTCCGGCGCGGCCCGCGGAGTTCCTCCTGACTATCCTCCGGGCGGTTCGCGACCAGTCGGAGGAACTCGACACCGTGGTGGAGGACGATGGCTCCGCGTTCAGTGAGCGCGTCGACGCCTTCGTGGACGACGTCGTCCGGCAGACCGAGAGCATCGAAAAGCGACTTCAGCGGGGACAGTTCGGAACGTCTGAGGTGCTGCTCGCCGGGCTGGACTACGATTACTCCTGGCAGATGTACGTCACGCAGCGTCTCCTGAGTACCCATGGTGACGAACTCACCGACCGGCAACGAGATGTCCTAGAGGATATCGTCGAGACGCTGAAACAGTTCACGACGGGGCGGGCGTATTTCAAGACGCTATACTTCAAGCGGGAACTCGCCAACCTCTCGCGGTGGCTGTTGGCGATCTCATTTCCCTCCATCGTCTACCTCTCGTACGCGCTCCTTGCCCTCAAGGCGAACCTGATCCCGGATATCTCGGTTCTCGGCATCGGGTCGCTCATTCTCTTCACCGGCGCCGCCTACGTTGCCGGCCTCGTTCCGTTCGCGCTGTTTACGTCGTACGTACTTCGGTCTGCCACGATCTCCTTCCGGACGCTCGCGGCCGGACCGTTCATCCTCAAGGACGAAGACAAGCGCGGCCGGATCGATTGGGACTGAGCGAACTCTCCACCGGGCTGTCGATCCGAAGGTCCGATCACCGGTTCCTCTCGATATGGCCGGTACGAGCACTACGGACGATAGAAAACGGAGTAGTCAGTCGGCCGCTCGGCGACGCGATGTCGCGTCGACGTTACTTCCCGCGGCCCTTGCCGCCGTTGTTGCTCGGGCGGGTGTGCTCCGTGCCCTTGCCCTTCTGGGAGAGGCCACGGTTCTTCTTGCCGGCGCTCGTGAGGCCGCGGAACGCGCGGTTCTCGTGAGCGTCGTCGCAGATCCAGTTGAGGTCGTCGTCGTTCTGGATGGCGGGGTGCTCCGGGTCCACCATGATCGCTTCGAACCACTTCTGGCTGCCGTCCTCGCCGACCCAGTAGGAGTTGAGGACGCGCAGGTTGCGGAACTTCCGGGAGGCGCGCTCCTCGGCGATCCGCTGGAGGTTCTTGCGGCGGGTGATCGCGTTGACACCCTGGCGCTTCGAGCGTCGCCCGGCGCGGAACCGTTCCTTGCGGGCCGAGCCCTTGCGGACGCTCACGCGAGCGACGACGACGCCCTGCTTCGCCTTGTAGCCCAGCTCGCGGGCCTTGTCGAGGCGGGTCGGGCGCTCGACGCGCTCGATGGCGCCCTGGTCGCGCCACTCCTGCTTTCGCTGCCACTGGAGTTCGGCGAGTTTGCCGTCGTCCGGGTTCTGCCACGCTTCCTTGATGTGTGAGTAGAAGCTCTGTGCCATGGTTATCACCACGGGCGCTTGTGGTTCAGCCGGTGACCCGGCCACATTCCGTCCCGAGTAAACGGGTGCCCGCTGGTGCCCGTCGTCCAGCGAGTTACCCACTCGTACTCGGCTTCCGGCTTTAAGCGCTTCGAAACGTCCGGCGGCCGGTCGCGTCGGTAGATCGGATCTACTCCGATCTCCACCGGTCTTCGGCGACCGCACGATCAGTAAACCCCATCATACCTAGCGAAAGCGAAAAATTTTAGGCCCTATACTGTGATATATTCCGTATGGCACGCCGTTCCACCGTCGGTCGTCCGGTCGCGCTGCGGCGGCGTAGCCACGGCGCCGGCA
This window contains:
- a CDS encoding V-type proton ATPase subunit C; this translates as MGTDGADTASENVTERVEAAKGTLLEPEENSFKRWLLLSGGRGVVTAVAMLVVMTGFVVLGVVWTTEMRDLVTETEIVQTLLFTLLSGTILLVSIAVSINSVVLSQELTSIGDQLDEIENSLSFRSSIREMSDPDVSPARPAEFLLTILRAVRDQSEELDTVVEDDGSAFSERVDAFVDDVVRQTESIEKRLQRGQFGTSEVLLAGLDYDYSWQMYVTQRLLSTHGDELTDRQRDVLEDIVETLKQFTTGRAYFKTLYFKRELANLSRWLLAISFPSIVYLSYALLALKANLIPDISVLGIGSLILFTGAAYVAGLVPFALFTSYVLRSATISFRTLAAGPFILKDEDKRGRIDWD
- a CDS encoding alpha-ketoacid dehydrogenase subunit beta, which gives rise to MTEQLNMLEAIRSTLRAEMERDDGVIVYGQDVGRNGGVFRATQGLIDDYPGQIYDAPVAESGIVGMGVGLAAHGLTPVPEIQFSGFMHQAFAQIQQHAARLRSRSRGTMNCPMTIRAPSGGGIRALEHHSESFEAGYAHTPGLQIAYPSSPADAKGLLAASIRNPDPVIFLEPTRLYRAVSGEVPEEEHLVPFGEANVVEEGEDITVVAWGAMRRETQRAANNADADVELIDPRTIVPLDEETILDSVRKTGRCVVVHEAPKTAGMAAEITARINDEALMYLEAPVERVTGYDVPFPLYAREEDYLPDPERIRSGIERAVEY
- a CDS encoding 50S ribosomal protein L15e, giving the protein MAQSFYSHIKEAWQNPDDGKLAELQWQRKQEWRDQGAIERVERPTRLDKARELGYKAKQGVVVARVSVRKGSARKERFRAGRRSKRQGVNAITRRKNLQRIAEERASRKFRNLRVLNSYWVGEDGSQKWFEAIMVDPEHPAIQNDDDLNWICDDAHENRAFRGLTSAGKKNRGLSQKGKGTEHTRPSNNGGKGRGK